Proteins encoded by one window of Arabidopsis thaliana chromosome 2, partial sequence:
- a CDS encoding 5'-AMP-activated protein kinase beta-2 subunit protein (5'-AMP-activated protein kinase beta-2 subunit protein; CONTAINS InterPro DOMAIN/s: 5-AMP-activated protein kinase, beta subunit, interaction domain (InterPro:IPR006828); BEST Arabidopsis thaliana protein match is: 5'-AMP-activated protein kinase beta-2 subunit protein (TAIR:AT5G21170.2); Has 379 Blast hits to 379 proteins in 106 species: Archae - 0; Bacteria - 0; Metazoa - 199; Fungi - 21; Plants - 141; Viruses - 0; Other Eukaryotes - 18 (source: NCBI BLink).): MNSQNPDDHEDTTVVGFEVPVSPVSSYNNVYSSTEDETRDPPAVPPHLQHSLLGNQGSMELAYAPQNVVLNHLYIENRDAPRSVVALGFSHRFRTKFVTVVIYKPVQRRGSANV, from the exons ATGAACAGTCAAAATCCTGATGATCAT GAGGACACAACGGTTGTGGGATTTGAAGTACCTGTATCACCGGTTTCAAGTTACAACAATGTGTATTCCTCAACCGAAGATGAGACAAGAGATCCTCCAGCAGTACCGCCACACCTTCAACACTCTCTATTAGGCAATCAGGGTAGCATGGAACTGGCTTATGCGCCACAGAATGTTGTCCTGAACCACCTCTATATCGAGAACCGAGACGCCCCAAGATCTGTTGTAGCACTCGGTTTCTCGCATCGGTTCAGGACTAAGTTTGTCACTGTGGTGATATACAAGCCTGTCCAAAGAAGAGGGAGCGCCAATGTTTGA